Proteins from a genomic interval of Cupriavidus pauculus:
- a CDS encoding PadR family transcriptional regulator translates to MKRQFLGLLARVYVMQFAMEVPATVAMLAEMLMEYGFQVDIGTVRPLLRALQMEGYLESVLRDGIGRVYLLTEQGREELASSRSRIDDLYRRLHNPTGVGEPLTIASKT, encoded by the coding sequence ATGAAACGACAGTTCCTCGGCTTGCTAGCCCGCGTCTACGTCATGCAGTTCGCCATGGAGGTGCCCGCCACCGTGGCCATGCTTGCAGAAATGCTCATGGAGTATGGATTCCAGGTCGATATCGGCACGGTCCGGCCCTTGCTCCGCGCCCTGCAGATGGAGGGTTACCTGGAAAGCGTGCTGCGCGACGGGATCGGACGGGTCTACCTGCTGACCGAGCAAGGCCGCGAAGAGCTGGCCAGCAGCCGCTCGCGGATCGACGACCTTTACCGGCGCCTGCACAACCCGACCGGCGTCGGCGAACCGCTGACCATCGCCAGCAAGACCTGA
- a CDS encoding sensor domain-containing diguanylate cyclase, giving the protein MPRLLPSLKARIALITTVLAAVLGGGIVLGSLYHAHRDLEDVLQNQQDSIVKLSTELLDTAMEDRIVMLTNLAPQLVPLLAAATGTPHDELRPRLLDVVNRAISIPDAFDAVVIADARGTVLTMDGMPADVSDRIYFHEAARTRNVVVAAPLRARTNGAMGALVAVPVVSPAGEFMGLVGGWLNLAHSNFLVEIARSRLGITGFYCLVSAGAAPVYIQHPDAARLHQPARPFDDTCGVENHTARLEFLTPAQPVIARRLMATTGWELVAVLPAREAYAPLRQMQARFLTLSGIVLAVVALLIWLAVRRLLMPLSRLHQVVRESANDVDAFERLPQRPQRDEIGDVTRAFIGLMRDVRQRGQQLARSERRLRAVTDTLPSLLAFIDNDERYVFNNAAYERAFGLPVDRIRGMTMRELLGEERYQRARPHLQRALAGSVVSFEAEYAYPDLHWMETSYRPEWSEDGKQVVGVHIHVQDITQRKLEAQRLSHLSRTDHLTQLPNRAAFETHLRDAMALSRSDDALMALLYLDMDRFKAVNDMHGHATGDQLLQSFALRLRRCVRKQDHVARLGGDEFAVILSDIATPAAAQRVAEAILQAVARGFYFDGVLADVDVSIGVALYRGTPMSEEALMRQADVLLYRAKAAGRGRYEIGPAELLEVDA; this is encoded by the coding sequence ATGCCCCGATTACTGCCATCGCTCAAGGCGCGAATCGCCCTGATCACCACGGTGCTTGCCGCCGTGCTTGGCGGCGGCATTGTGCTCGGCTCGCTCTATCACGCGCACCGCGACCTTGAGGACGTGCTGCAGAACCAGCAGGACTCCATCGTCAAATTGTCCACCGAGTTGCTGGACACGGCCATGGAAGACCGCATCGTGATGCTGACGAACCTGGCGCCCCAGCTCGTGCCGCTGCTGGCCGCCGCAACCGGCACGCCGCACGACGAACTGCGCCCGCGCCTGCTCGACGTGGTCAACCGCGCCATCTCGATCCCCGATGCGTTCGACGCCGTGGTCATCGCCGACGCCCGCGGCACGGTGCTGACGATGGACGGCATGCCGGCCGACGTCAGCGACCGCATCTACTTCCATGAGGCAGCCCGCACGCGCAACGTCGTGGTGGCCGCCCCGCTGCGCGCCCGCACCAACGGGGCGATGGGTGCCCTGGTGGCGGTGCCGGTGGTTTCCCCGGCCGGGGAGTTCATGGGGCTGGTGGGCGGCTGGCTCAACCTGGCCCACTCCAATTTCCTGGTCGAGATCGCGCGCAGCCGGCTGGGCATCACGGGCTTCTACTGCCTGGTGTCGGCCGGCGCGGCGCCGGTCTACATCCAGCATCCCGATGCGGCACGGCTGCATCAGCCCGCGCGGCCGTTCGACGATACCTGCGGCGTCGAAAATCACACTGCCCGGCTGGAATTCCTGACGCCGGCTCAGCCGGTCATCGCGCGGCGCCTGATGGCCACCACGGGCTGGGAGCTGGTGGCCGTGCTGCCCGCGCGCGAGGCGTATGCCCCGCTGCGGCAGATGCAGGCGCGCTTCCTGACGTTGTCCGGCATCGTGCTGGCCGTGGTGGCGCTGCTGATCTGGCTGGCCGTGCGGCGGCTGCTGATGCCGCTGTCGCGGCTGCACCAGGTGGTGCGCGAGAGCGCGAACGACGTCGACGCCTTCGAGCGGCTGCCGCAGCGGCCCCAGCGCGACGAGATCGGCGACGTCACGCGGGCCTTTATCGGCCTGATGCGCGACGTGCGGCAGCGCGGCCAGCAACTGGCGCGCAGCGAGCGCCGGCTGCGCGCCGTGACCGATACGCTGCCGTCGCTGCTGGCCTTCATCGACAACGACGAGCGCTACGTCTTCAACAACGCCGCCTACGAGCGCGCGTTCGGCCTGCCGGTGGACCGCATCCGCGGCATGACCATGCGCGAGTTGCTGGGCGAGGAACGCTACCAGCGCGCCCGGCCCCACCTGCAGCGGGCGCTGGCGGGCAGCGTGGTCAGCTTCGAGGCCGAATATGCCTACCCCGACCTGCACTGGATGGAAACGAGCTACCGGCCCGAGTGGAGCGAGGACGGCAAGCAGGTGGTGGGCGTGCACATCCACGTGCAGGACATCACCCAGCGCAAGCTGGAAGCCCAGCGGCTGTCGCACCTGTCCCGCACCGATCACCTGACCCAGCTGCCCAACCGCGCCGCGTTCGAGACCCACCTGCGCGACGCCATGGCGCTGAGCCGCAGCGACGATGCACTGATGGCGCTGCTCTATCTGGACATGGACCGCTTCAAGGCCGTCAACGACATGCACGGCCACGCCACGGGCGACCAGTTGCTGCAATCGTTCGCGCTGCGGCTGCGGCGCTGCGTGCGCAAGCAGGACCACGTCGCGCGGCTCGGTGGCGACGAATTTGCCGTGATCCTGTCGGACATCGCCACCCCGGCCGCCGCGCAGCGCGTGGCCGAGGCCATCCTGCAGGCGGTGGCG